From the genome of Cryptococcus neoformans var. grubii H99 chromosome 11, complete sequence:
TCATCGTACGCGTTCGTCGCTTCTTCAGCAGGTAACCCACCTCCCCTCCCTCCGAGAGATACGACCGGGAACAATATCAAGGGTCGTATTGCTGCATGGACTGCAGCTGCTCAGTCGAGTAGTGGTTTCTCTAGATCAGAATCAACTCAAAGTCTTGCATCTCAAGCAACGGGTACATCGCAGTACAGATTACCTTCATCTGCTTCACGGGTATTCGGACATGCTGGCTCCGCTGTCCAAAAAGGCTGGGCGGGGTTGAGATCAAAGGGAATGACCAACAGTATGAGTATCAGTGGGATGAGCTCTTTggcatcgtcatcatctcgAAGAGAACCATCGCGGATTTCACCactgggagggaggagagataGAAGATCCTCAGATAATCAAGAAATTCAGGGAGGTCCCGTATTTAAGGGGGAAATGATCAAGCGACCAGCAGAAGGAGACGTGGGCAAGGTTTTCGGACGAGAAATTGTGGACGCAGGCAAGGAATGGGGCGTCGTTGATGCTGGGTTTGAGATTCCTGGACAAAGTGAGTTggaaatgaagaggagaaagtgTTTACCTGCCGTTGTTATCCGGTCATGTGATTATTGTGAGTAATAAATACAGGGCTGTTTTTATGATCCAGAACTGATATATGACTGTAGTGCATATCTGGGGAccaaaggaggaaggaataTTTAGGATCAGCGGACAAAGCAGTCACGTCGCAGCGCTGAAACGGCAGTTTGATTCGGGGGCAGATATCGATTTGACTGAGTGTCATCCGAGAGATCTCGATCCTCATGCCGTTGCTGGTTTATTCAAGTCATACCTGCGAGAATGTAAGCTTTTGGCATGGTTCGTTGTGTGGAATACGAAACTAACTTTATCTTTCTCAGTGCCCTCACCATTGTTGACACATGCGCTCGCGCCAAAGTTTGAGAAGGCTgtaggaaagaaggaagaagcggtcAAACGGTCATCGATGGCTGGCAATGtaggcgatgaagagttTGACGGGTTATTACGCCAATTACCGCAAGCCCATTGGTTCTTGCTGGCAGAAATCAGTAtgtttctcttttttcttctttatGGCTTTTGCACAGACATCCAAGCTGACTGCTTTGCCCGCAGTACACCTCTTCGATCTCATCCCCAAGCACGCTGCTACCAACCGAATGACTCTTAACGCGCTCACACTATCCCTTGGCCCGTCTCTCAACATCCCGGGCCTTGTCATCAACGAGCTAATTGAGCGCCGTGAAACTCTCTTCAAAGACCCACCGCCTCCATCTGCCATAGATACAGCACACGATTTGATCAGTTTCAGCGATGTCGATATCCCGCCTGTGGTACCTCCTTCTGCCAAATCCAGCACATTCTCAACTACCGATAGTTCATACTCGCACAAGACAGACGATACTGCTGTAGTACAAGATGGGTCTACGAAGCGAAAACCTCCAAAGCTGCCTTCCAGGCCTAGCATCACAAAACTCTTTACCAGCTCGCACGCTTCGCTTCCACGACGGAAGAGTGTGGACACATTGGCTAGTATCCCGGATACCGCGCCACCTCGCGTCGATGTGGCCGTTTCGCCCACGTCTCCCTTACCTGATTTCGAAGCCAAGTCCAAAAATCAATCACCAGGCACGACTCCCACACGCGAGGGAGCTAGCAAACGTGATACCCTCGTCCCTACTTACTCCTCTGTGGCTTCAGCCGCTCCTGCTGTCCCTATTGCATCAACTTCGTCGCCGGCGAGTATAGAACCTGTCGAAGAGGTGCACTACCCCGCAGGAACAGTAGAAGAGCGCGCTAGACTGTTCTCCACTTCTACACCTATCGCAGATCGCTTCACTAGTAACcagtcttctttcccatcaCTGCGCGCTGCAGGGAGCTCGACAGGATCATCAGCCACCATGCGATCAGTATCTGCCAGCGTGATACCCCAAAATGGGATCCCGCGACCAGGAAGCGCAGGTTCCGCAGCGTCGGTTACGAATCCCGCCAGCGTCATTCGCCGCGGGCCACCAGTGTTCTTCCAGAGTGCAGGTGTAGAGAGGGATAGGCATGCTCCCAGTCATGTGAGGAGCATGTCTGCTATCCCATCTGGGGGAGAGTCGGGCAGCGTGACTTCTGGAGGAGCGGGAacaaagagaaaggatgaaACGATTAATGAAGATGGGGAGGATGGGCGAGGAAAGAGGCTATCTGCAGGACCTGGTGTTTTGGATGGCTTAATGAGAGGAGAAGCCATCGCTTGATTTACCCATACTCAGCTAGCCATTTGGCGATGCGATAATGAAGAGCGGTAATGATGGCGTTGTGTGCATGGGGGCAACGATTGGTTCTTGCTATATGGTTTCTTTAAATTCATATTT
Proteins encoded in this window:
- a CDS encoding rho GTPase activator — encoded protein: MSTPDLVTYFPVVPHDSSFKELPERPPLSRPLSEISANGPRRLSNRPSVHSASKKDKGSRPGSEVREKEDMQQIGGVATGKRVSSNMALPQTITVNLSEYAKSQPSPSTASATGSVGRPASMSSLGPVMAPSSSTSIKHAPELPKRQAYGRTMSGASLKLSKIEQPDGSSGDCPEKSQSTVLMAQRSSLRPASVASYAEVARSSPTPGPESQPVSPSSLIPPKPPTKSKPSWLKRSAVGAGLRAKTKSPVSNNGDSSGSTTKPLPPILPPRKSKSKNRITESASIADLRPYSNETDRAGTMTLPDRSSYAFVASSAGNPPPLPPRDTTGNNIKGRIAAWTAAAQSSSGFSRSESTQSLASQATGTSQYRLPSSASRVFGHAGSAVQKGWAGLRSKGMTNSMSISGMSSLASSSSRREPSRISPLGGRRDRRSSDNQEIQGGPVFKGEMIKRPAEGDVGKVFGREIVDAGKEWGVVDAGFEIPGQSELEMKRRKCLPAVVIRSCDYLHIWGPKEEGIFRISGQSSHVAALKRQFDSGADIDLTECHPRDLDPHAVAGLFKSYLRELPSPLLTHALAPKFEKAVGKKEEAVKRSSMAGNVGDEEFDGLLRQLPQAHWFLLAEIIHLFDLIPKHAATNRMTLNALTLSLGPSLNIPGLVINELIERRETLFKDPPPPSAIDTAHDLISFSDVDIPPVVPPSAKSSTFSTTDSSYSHKTDDTAVVQDGSTKRKPPKLPSRPSITKLFTSSHASLPRRKSVDTLASIPDTAPPRVDVAVSPTSPLPDFEAKSKNQSPGTTPTREGASKRDTLVPTYSSVASAAPAVPIASTSSPASIEPVEEVHYPAGTVEERARLFSTSTPIADRFTSNQSSFPSLRAAGSSTGSSATMRSVSASVIPQNGIPRPGSAGSAASVTNPASVIRRGPPVFFQSAGVERDRHAPSHVRSMSAIPSGGESGSVTSGGAGTKRKDETINEDGEDGRGKRLSAGPGVLDGLMRGEAIA